The proteins below are encoded in one region of Archocentrus centrarchus isolate MPI-CPG fArcCen1 chromosome 13, fArcCen1, whole genome shotgun sequence:
- the polr2d gene encoding DNA-directed RNA polymerase II subunit RPB4 codes for MAAAGGAVQPHVGDVEEDASQLLFPKEFENAETLLNSEVHMLLEHRKQQNESAEDEQELSEVFMKTLNYTARFSRFKNRETITAVRSLLLQKKLHKFELASLANLCPEAAEEAKALIPSLEGRFEDEELQQILDDIQTKRSFQY; via the exons ATGGCGGCCGCAGGCGGCGCGGTTCAGCCGCACGTCGGTGATGTAGAAGAAGACGCTtctcagctgctgtttcctAAAG AGTTTGAGAACGCAGAGACGCTGCTGAACTCGGAGGTGCACATGCTGCTGGAACACCGGAAGCAGCAGAATGAGAGCGCCGAGGATGAGCAGGAGCTGTCCGAGGTCTTCATGAAGACCCTCAACTACACGGCCCGGTTCAGCCGCTTTAAGAACCGGGAGACCATCACGGCCGTGCGCAG CCTCCTGCTGCAGAAGAAGCTCCACAAATTTGAGCTCGCCAGTTTGGCCAATCTGTGTCCAGAAGCTGCCGAGGAGGCCAAAGCCCTGATCCCCAG CTTGGAGGGTCGCTTTGAAGacgaggagctgcagcagatcCTTGATGACATCCAGACCAAGAGAAGCTTCCAGTACTGA
- the LOC115790143 gene encoding olfactory receptor 11A1-like, whose product MEIIINSTQVSYFILGAYIDTQLFKYLYFIIIMSLYMFIVGSNVLLIVVICVNRSLHEPMYMFLCSLFVNELYGSTGLFPFLLIQILSDVHTVSAPLCLLQVFCVYSYGGVEFTNLAIMSYDRYISICYPLQYHTVMTSNKVAFLIAVTWIPPFFAVCVTTLLSASLHLCGNVINKVYCDNHAIIKLGCDDTTVNNLYELFAATFSVYVPVSVILYTYARILKVCFSGSKQTRQKAVSTCTPHLASLINFSFGAFFEILQSRFDMSHVPNALRIFLSLYVLTCQPLFNPVMYGLNMSKIHNACKNLLLFSVGKIGIFITFIQIKK is encoded by the coding sequence ATGGAGATCATaataaactccacacaggttTCATATTTCATTCTTGGCGCCTACATTGACACACagctatttaaatatttatatttcatcATTATTATGTCTCTGTATATGTTTATAGTTGGTTCCAATGTCTTGCTGATTGTGGTTATCTGTGTGAACAGAAGCTTACATGAACCTATGTACATGTTTCTGTGCAGCCTGTTTGTAAATGAGCTGTATGGTAGTACAGGGCTGTTTCCATTCCTCCTGATTCAGATCCTCTCTGATGTTCACActgtttctgctcctctgtgcttGCTGCAGGTTTTCTGTGTGTACTCTTATGGAGGTGTAGAGTTTACTAACTTAGCCATCATGTCTTATGACAGATATATTTCTATCTGTTatcctctacaatatcacacaGTGATGACATCGAACAAGGTTGCCTTTCTGATTGCTGTGACATGGATACctcctttttttgctgtttgtgtcaCAACATTGTTGAGTGCTTCTTTGCATCTGTGTGGAAATGTCATTAATAAAGTGTACTGTGACAATCACGCCATTATAAAGTTGGGATGTGATGACACCACAGTCAATAATCTCTATGAACTCTTTGCTGCCACTTTCTCCGTGTATGTCCCAGTATCTGTAATCCTGTACACCTACGCGAGGATCctgaaagtgtgtttttctggatCCAAACAGACCCGACAGAAAGCCGTCAGTACCTGCACGCCTCACCTCGCTTCTCTCATCAACTTTTCTTTTGGGGCGTTCTTTGAAATATTGCAGAGCAGGTTTGATATGAGCCATGTACCAAACGCCTTACGGATATTTTTATCATTGTACGTTCTGACATGCCAGCCACTTTTCAACCCTGTAATGTATGGCTTGAATATGTCCAAAATACACAACGCATGTAaaaatctgcttttattttctgttgggAAGATCGGGATATTCATCACATTTATTCAGATCAAGAAATAA
- the LOC115790359 gene encoding olfactory receptor 5F1-like, which translates to MNATRVSYFTLGAYFDTGLYKYLYFLIVLTVYIVILCANVLLIVVICVNRSLHEPMYMFLCSLFVNELYGSTGLFPFLLIQILSDVHTVSAPLCFLQIFCVYSYASVEFLNLAVMSYDRYLAICCPLQYSTRMTAKKVAVLTAPVWFYSFLVNASIVSSLTVSLQLCGGIINKVYCDNFYIIKLACFDTTISSDFGRVHMFVVIVGLILLILYSYLRILKVCFSGSRQTRQKAVSTCTPHLASLLNFSCGAFFGIVQSSLNLNTLPPMFRIFLSLYYLTCQPLVNPLLYGLKMSQIRILYKSVLFWKKMRAES; encoded by the coding sequence ATGAACGCCACACGGGtttcatatttcacacttggTGCCTACTTTGACACCGGCCTTTACAAATACTTATATTTCCTCATTGTTCTGACTGTATATATTGTGATTCTTTGTGCCAATGTCTTGCTGATTGTGGTTATCTGTGTGAACAGAAGCTTACATGAACCTATGTACATGTTTCTGTGCAGCCTGTTTGTAAATGAGCTGTATGGTAGTACAGGGCTGTTTCCATTCCTCCTGATTCAGATCCTCTCTGATGTTCACActgtttctgctcctctgtgcttcCTGCAGATTTTCTGTGTGTACTCTTATGCAAGTGTGGAGTTTTTAAACCTGGCTGTCATGTCTTATGACAGATATCTCGCTATCTGTTGTCCTCTACAATACAGCACACGTATGACAGCTAAGAAAGTTGCCGTGCTCACTGCTCCCGTATGGTTCTATTCTTTTCTTGTAAATGCATCCATAGTGTCCTCTCTGACTgtctctctgcagctctgtgggGGCATCATTAACAAAGTGTACTGTGACAACTTTTATATCATCAAACTTGCATGCTTCGACACGACAATCAGTAGTGACTTTGGACGTGTCCACATGTTCGTAGTGATTGTTGGTCTCATCCTTTTAATCCTTTACTCTTACCTGAGGATCctgaaagtgtgtttttcaGGATCCAGACAGACGCGACAGAAAGCCGTCAGCACCTGCACGCCTCACCTCGCTTCTCTGCTCAACTTTTCATGCGGTGCCTTCTTTGGGATAGTTCAGAGCAGTTTGAACTTGAACACTTTACCGCCCATGTTTCGTATTTTTTTGTCACTCTACTATCTCACATGCCAGCCGCTTGTTAACCCTTTACTGTACGGACTGAAAATGTCTCAGATACGGATCTTATATAAAAGTGTGCtcttttggaaaaaaatgagaGCAGAGTCGTAG
- the LOC115790144 gene encoding olfactory receptor 142-like, producing MNVTQITYFTLSPYFEIGVYKYLYFLIILTAYVAIICGNLLLIVVICVNRSLHEPMYVFLCSLFVNELYGSTGLFPFLLIQILSDVHTVSVSFCFLQVFCVYTYGCVEFINLVIMSYDRYYAICCPLQYKSYMTHKTVALLISVTWLFPFITIVILISLSAPLQLCGNIINKVFCGNYAIVKLACSDTSINNIFGLIYTFISVIVPLILILYTYMRILKVCFSGSKQTRQKAVSTCTPHLASIFNFSFGCCFQILQSRFDTNRVSNVWGILSSLYFLTCQPLFTPVLYGLKMTKIRIAYKQLFFGKM from the coding sequence ATGAATGTTACGCAGATTACATACTTCACTCTAAGTCCCTACTTTGAGATTGGGGTATACAAATACTTGTATTTCCTCATTATTCTGACTGCTTATGTTGCAATTATCTGTGGCAACCTCTTGCTGATTGTGGTTATCTGTGTGAACAGAAGCTTACATGAACCTAtgtatgtgtttctgtgcagcctGTTTGTAAATGAGCTGTATGGTAGTACAGGGCTGTTTCCATTCCTCCTGATTCAGATCCTCTCTGATGTTCAcactgtttctgtttcattttgtttcctgCAGGTTTTCTGTGTGTATACTTACGGTTGTGTAGAGTTTATAAATTTAGTCATCATGTCTTATGACAGATATTATGCCATCTGCTGTCCTCTACAATATAAATCATACATGACACATAAAACAGTTGCCTTGCTGATTTCGGTAACATGGTTATTCCCTTTTATTACGATTGTCATCCTGATATCTTTGAGTGctcctctgcagctctgtggaaACATCATTAACAAAGTTTTCTGTGGAAACTATGCCATTGTTAAACTGGCCTGCTCTGACACCAGCATCAATAACATCTTTGGACTCATTTACACTTTCATCTCAGTCATTGTTCCCCTCATTTTAATCCTGTACACCTACATGAGGATCCTGAAAGTCTGTTTTTCTGGTTCCAAACAGACCCGACAGAAAGCCGTCAGCACCTGTACGCCTCACCTGGCTTCCATTTTCAACTTTTCTTTTGGTTGCTGTTTTCAGATATTACAGAGCAGATTTGATACAAACAGGGTGTCGAATGTTTGGGGCATTTTATCATCATTATACTTTCTGACATGTCAGCCACTGTTCACACCAGTACTGTATGGGctgaaaatgaccaaaataCGCATCGCatataaacagctgttttttggTAAAATGTAG